CATAGGTTATTATTACACACTTACACTTGCTATCTATTATCTATATTTGAAACTTATAATATCTCAACCATGCAACACCTCCTCTTACTCCATGGCGCCTTAGGCAGCAAAGACCAGTTTCAATCACTCATACCTTTATTGAAAGATACCTTCCAGGTACATACATTCAACTTACATGGTCATGGTGGGCATTCACTTCCTGAGTCATCTTTTTCTATTGAATTATTCAGTGAACAAGTTGCAAGATACATTCAAGATATGAATATTGGAAAGGCAAATGTATTTGGTTATAGTATGGGTGGATATATTGGTATGTATTTAGCTAAACAAATGCCGGATAAGGTCAACAAAATAGTAACTCTTGCAACAAAATTTTATTGGGATGAGAAAACTGCTTCGAAAGAAGTGAAGCATCTTGATGGTAAAATCATACAGGAAAAACTACCAGCCTTTGCGGAACAATTACAACAGCGCCATGCGCCCACCAACTGGTTAACCATTCTCGATAAAACCACTGAACTATTAATCAACCTGGGGAAAAACAATACCCTGCAACTAGAAGATTACACCAGTATTACAACACCCAGCGTGGTACTGCTCGGCGACCGCGATAAAATGGTTACCCTCGAAGAAACCCTGGCCGTATATAAGCAATTACCCAACGCCCAATTCGGCGTACTACCCGGTACACCTCATATTTTTGAGCAGGTAAATTTGTCGCTTTTGGCGTATCTGATAAAAGGGTTTATGAAATAAAAAAGCTGGTAGGATAACCTGTAAGGTTCGTCACAGGGTATTGCATAATCAGTAAGATTTATCGAACCTGACAGGTTATTATAAAAAAACAGACCTGTCAGGTCTGCTTAACTCACCGGTTCAGCAAATTATCGAAGCAGACTTTACAGGTCTTCCATATTTATTTCCCATTTATCCCAATAATCTCAACAATACCGGTTCAGACTACTTCCTTACTCATCTTAGGCACATGCACCTTTAACGTGCACCCATGCCCCTTGGAGGAAATCACTTCCAGTTTGCCATCGAACAGCTCTATACGGCTGAGGATGTTGCTGAGCCCCACTCCTTTTCTTCTTTCCCTGGGGTCAAAACCTTTGCCGTCGTCCTGGATATTGAGATCGATAAAGTTGTTTTTTTCAAACAAT
The Niastella koreensis GR20-10 genome window above contains:
- a CDS encoding alpha/beta fold hydrolase; the protein is MQHLLLLHGALGSKDQFQSLIPLLKDTFQVHTFNLHGHGGHSLPESSFSIELFSEQVARYIQDMNIGKANVFGYSMGGYIGMYLAKQMPDKVNKIVTLATKFYWDEKTASKEVKHLDGKIIQEKLPAFAEQLQQRHAPTNWLTILDKTTELLINLGKNNTLQLEDYTSITTPSVVLLGDRDKMVTLEETLAVYKQLPNAQFGVLPGTPHIFEQVNLSLLAYLIKGFMK